A single Leptolyngbya subtilissima AS-A7 DNA region contains:
- a CDS encoding Npun_F0494 family protein gives MAPVESDYAIALRYPRRSLKRAERAFRCSSFRLDLLADMRLQSISIRQVSGPAGVKSRYSRRNLAELQAENEMMWLIAVGILRREVDGQGLTDSFRLTPMGRQVFEHLSPLSPAQYRPTLGDHLYNAWCRWVRWPF, from the coding sequence ATGGCCCCAGTTGAGTCTGATTACGCCATTGCCCTTCGCTATCCCCGGCGATCGCTCAAGCGGGCCGAACGCGCCTTTCGGTGCTCTTCTTTTCGGTTAGATCTGCTAGCGGATATGCGATTGCAGAGCATTTCCATTCGCCAGGTGAGTGGACCAGCCGGGGTCAAAAGCCGCTACAGCCGTCGAAATCTAGCCGAGCTCCAGGCCGAAAACGAGATGATGTGGCTGATCGCCGTGGGCATCTTGCGTCGCGAAGTCGACGGCCAGGGGCTCACCGACAGCTTTCGTCTCACCCCCATGGGGCGGCAGGTGTTTGAGCACCTATCCCCCCTGAGTCCGGCTCAGTATCGCCCCACCCTGGGCGATCATCTTTATAATGCATGGTGCCGGTGGGTGCGCTGGCCCTTCTAG
- the trmD gene encoding tRNA (guanosine(37)-N1)-methyltransferase TrmD, translated as MTTGISGASHLRVDVVSLFPDFFVSPLESGLIGKALARQIAEVYLTNPRDFTTDKHHRVDDEPYGGGVGMLMKPDPIFAAVESLPVLPRREVILLTPQGEAMTQDLFRHLVTLDQLVLICGHYEGVDERVSHLLTREVSLGDFVLTCGEIPALALINGVVRLLPGTVGKTDSLRFESFETPLLDYPQYTRPASFRGWEVPEVLRSGNHEAIAQWRRQQQIERTRQRRPDLYERWVEECGE; from the coding sequence ATGACAACTGGCATTTCGGGGGCTTCCCATCTGAGAGTAGATGTTGTCAGCCTGTTTCCAGACTTTTTTGTATCTCCCTTAGAGTCAGGGCTGATTGGTAAAGCCCTGGCCCGCCAAATTGCAGAAGTTTATCTTACCAATCCCAGGGACTTTACAACGGACAAGCACCACCGGGTCGATGACGAACCCTATGGCGGTGGTGTAGGCATGCTGATGAAGCCAGACCCAATTTTTGCGGCTGTAGAATCGCTGCCCGTGCTGCCCCGACGCGAGGTGATTTTGCTCACCCCCCAAGGCGAGGCGATGACCCAAGACCTGTTTCGCCATCTCGTCACCCTGGATCAGCTGGTGCTGATCTGCGGCCACTACGAAGGGGTCGATGAGCGCGTCAGCCACCTGCTGACGCGAGAGGTCTCCCTGGGAGACTTTGTGCTCACCTGCGGCGAAATTCCGGCCCTGGCATTGATCAATGGCGTGGTGCGGCTGCTGCCGGGCACCGTGGGTAAAACTGACTCCCTGCGTTTTGAAAGCTTTGAGACCCCGCTGCTCGACTACCCCCAGTACACTCGCCCCGCCAGCTTTCGCGGCTGGGAGGTGCCGGAGGTGCTGCGCTCGGGTAATCACGAGGCGATCGCCCAGTGGCGCAGGCAGCAGCAGATCGAGCGCACACGGCAGCGGCGGCCCGATCTATATGAGCGGTGGGTGGAGGAGTGTGGGGAGTAG
- the glnT gene encoding type III glutamate--ammonia ligase codes for MAHPLTPEIEALKSSLEHKGVKYALASYVDIHGMGKAKMVPLAHLGQMMAGSELFTGAALDGVPQEISDEEVAAMPDPASATVLPWKPEVAWFASDLYLKGQPFEACCRTILKQMLAKAAAMGFTFNLGIETEFFMLKENADGSFGPVSDRDHLAKPCYDLPSLLDNAPWLSELVEYMNQLGWDVYSFDHEDANGQFETDFAYSDALTMADRLTFFRLMVKEIARKHGYFASFMPKPFGDRTGSGAHYNMSLADIQTGQNLFEDPDDPRGCKLSKLGYQFIAGVLRHAKAICAVTCPTVNSYKRLLRQGSMSGFTWAPVYICYGNNNRTNMLRIPLAGGRVECRAADIATNPYLGAAMILAAGLEGIAEGIDPGDPHTENMYNYSLADLQAMGIDMLPRTLQEAIDAFEADSLSQAVMGPLMYQTYIDFRRREWEEYHTHISDWEIKRYLKFF; via the coding sequence ATGGCCCACCCGCTAACTCCTGAAATCGAAGCGCTGAAATCCTCTTTGGAGCATAAAGGCGTCAAGTACGCCCTGGCCAGCTATGTGGATATCCACGGCATGGGCAAGGCCAAAATGGTGCCTCTGGCTCACCTGGGTCAAATGATGGCGGGTTCAGAGCTGTTTACCGGCGCGGCCCTCGATGGGGTGCCCCAGGAGATTAGCGATGAGGAAGTGGCGGCAATGCCCGACCCGGCCTCGGCTACGGTGCTGCCCTGGAAACCCGAAGTCGCCTGGTTTGCCAGTGATCTGTACCTTAAGGGACAACCCTTTGAGGCATGCTGCCGCACCATTCTCAAGCAAATGCTGGCCAAGGCAGCGGCGATGGGGTTTACCTTTAACCTGGGCATCGAGACCGAGTTTTTCATGCTCAAGGAAAACGCTGACGGTAGCTTTGGGCCGGTGAGCGATCGCGACCACCTCGCCAAACCCTGCTACGACCTACCCAGCCTGCTCGACAACGCCCCCTGGCTGAGCGAACTGGTGGAATACATGAACCAGCTCGGTTGGGATGTCTATTCCTTTGACCACGAAGACGCCAACGGCCAGTTTGAGACCGACTTTGCCTACAGCGACGCCCTGACCATGGCCGATCGCCTCACCTTCTTTCGGCTGATGGTGAAGGAGATCGCCCGCAAACACGGCTATTTCGCCAGCTTTATGCCCAAGCCCTTCGGCGATCGCACCGGTAGCGGCGCCCACTACAACATGTCTTTGGCCGATATCCAGACCGGGCAAAACCTGTTTGAAGACCCGGACGACCCACGCGGCTGCAAGCTCTCTAAGCTGGGCTACCAGTTTATTGCTGGGGTGCTGCGCCACGCCAAGGCGATCTGCGCCGTCACCTGCCCCACGGTCAACAGCTACAAGCGGCTGCTGCGCCAGGGCAGCATGTCGGGCTTTACCTGGGCCCCGGTTTACATCTGCTACGGCAACAACAACCGCACCAACATGCTGCGCATTCCCCTGGCGGGAGGCCGGGTCGAGTGCCGCGCTGCCGATATTGCCACCAACCCGTATCTGGGGGCCGCAATGATTCTCGCCGCCGGGCTAGAGGGCATTGCTGAGGGGATTGATCCCGGTGACCCCCACACCGAAAACATGTACAACTACTCCCTAGCTGACCTGCAGGCGATGGGCATCGACATGCTGCCTCGCACGCTGCAAGAGGCGATCGACGCCTTTGAGGCCGACTCGCTCAGCCAGGCCGTGATGGGGCCGCTGATGTACCAGACCTACATTGATTTTCGCCGTCGGGAATGGGAGGAGTACCACACCCACATTTCTGACTGGGAAATTAAGCGGTATCTCAAGTTTTTCTAG
- a CDS encoding ABC transporter substrate-binding protein, which produces MKRRTFLPTLFAFFCSLLITVSCAQNAPQADAPADAPATATAGEPIKLGYSSWAGWWPWAIAEEEGLFEKNGANVELIWFDGYLESIQSLAAGQLDANSQTLNDTISFAGDAVNGMVAVLVNDNSAGNDKVIGAEGIDTVADLAGKTVALEEGVVGDFLLSLALEDAGLTRDDVEIKNLETGAAATAFAAEQVDGFAGWVPFWETALSREGSKELASSADYPGAIPDLLVVTQKLIDSRPDQVQALVNTWFDILAFIEENPERANEIMAKRASVSDTEFEKYTEGTKIFTLDENLEAFSAGGDDMKYMPYAAQKMAEFMVELKFIPESPDLEAILDDQFIKAYTAKK; this is translated from the coding sequence ATGAAACGACGTACCTTTTTACCCACGCTGTTTGCCTTTTTTTGCAGCCTGCTGATTACCGTTAGCTGTGCTCAAAACGCGCCCCAGGCCGATGCCCCCGCCGATGCCCCTGCGACTGCTACAGCGGGGGAACCCATAAAGCTCGGCTACAGCAGCTGGGCGGGCTGGTGGCCCTGGGCGATCGCCGAAGAAGAGGGCCTATTTGAAAAGAATGGGGCCAACGTCGAGCTGATCTGGTTTGACGGCTACCTAGAATCAATCCAATCCCTAGCCGCCGGGCAACTCGATGCCAACAGCCAAACCCTCAACGACACCATCTCCTTTGCCGGGGATGCCGTCAACGGCATGGTGGCGGTGCTGGTCAACGACAACTCCGCCGGTAACGACAAGGTAATTGGGGCTGAGGGCATCGACACCGTCGCCGATCTGGCTGGCAAAACCGTAGCCCTAGAGGAGGGCGTAGTGGGCGACTTTTTGCTCAGCCTGGCGTTGGAAGATGCTGGGCTAACCCGAGACGATGTAGAAATCAAGAATTTGGAAACCGGGGCTGCAGCCACGGCCTTTGCTGCCGAGCAGGTAGATGGCTTTGCCGGCTGGGTACCCTTCTGGGAAACGGCGCTTTCGCGCGAAGGCAGCAAAGAGCTGGCGAGCTCGGCAGATTACCCGGGCGCGATTCCTGACCTGCTGGTGGTGACCCAGAAGCTGATCGACAGCCGCCCTGACCAGGTGCAAGCCCTGGTGAATACCTGGTTCGACATTCTGGCCTTTATTGAGGAAAACCCTGAGCGGGCCAACGAGATCATGGCCAAGCGAGCCAGCGTCAGCGACACCGAGTTTGAGAAGTATACCGAGGGCACCAAAATTTTCACTCTAGATGAAAACTTAGAAGCCTTTAGCGCAGGCGGTGACGACATGAAATACATGCCCTACGCCGCTCAGAAAATGGCCGAATTCATGGTGGAGCTTAAGTTTATCCCCGAGTCCCCTGACCTAGAGGCCATTCTCGATGACCAATTTATTAAGGCCTACACCGCCAAGAAGTAG
- a CDS encoding phospholipid-binding protein → MTNVMQSLVATGHTIRGVCYAKSSYLNQAIAALSAIPPERVGLNGEYDYYGLAKRIKASYHSQVGRDAVKQITVKQRGSAVILSGQVDTLDLLDQLVNLALHTEGATHVEVHDVQVNVLELAQPARVA, encoded by the coding sequence ATGACTAACGTCATGCAATCGCTGGTGGCAACGGGCCACACCATTCGTGGAGTTTGTTATGCCAAATCTAGCTATTTAAACCAGGCGATCGCAGCACTGTCGGCCATTCCCCCCGAGCGGGTAGGTCTAAACGGCGAATACGACTACTACGGCTTGGCTAAGCGCATTAAAGCGAGCTACCACAGTCAGGTCGGGCGCGATGCTGTCAAGCAAATCACTGTCAAGCAGCGCGGCTCGGCTGTCATTCTCAGCGGCCAGGTAGACACCCTAGACTTGCTCGATCAGCTAGTTAATTTAGCGCTGCATACCGAAGGCGCAACCCACGTCGAAGTGCACGACGTGCAGGTTAACGTTCTAGAGCTAGCCCAACCAGCACGGGTGGCTTAA
- the ispF gene encoding 2-C-methyl-D-erythritol 2,4-cyclodiphosphate synthase, protein MGIRIGNGYDIHRLVEGRSLILGGVTIPHHLGLDGHSDADVLTHAIMDALLGALSLGDIGLYFPPGDPEWAGADSLKLLAQVNAMVQERGWQVSNIDSVVVAEQPKLKPHIEAMRSRLAGQLSLAPDQVGVKATTNEKLGPVGRQEGIAAYAVALLTTAS, encoded by the coding sequence ATGGGGATCAGGATTGGCAACGGGTACGACATTCATCGGCTAGTGGAAGGGCGATCGCTGATTCTAGGCGGCGTTACCATCCCGCACCACCTGGGGCTGGATGGCCACAGCGATGCTGATGTGCTGACCCACGCGATCATGGATGCGCTGCTGGGAGCCCTGAGTTTGGGCGATATTGGTCTCTACTTTCCCCCCGGCGATCCTGAGTGGGCAGGGGCCGACAGCTTAAAGCTGCTAGCGCAGGTGAATGCAATGGTGCAGGAGCGGGGCTGGCAGGTGAGCAATATTGACTCAGTAGTGGTAGCCGAGCAGCCTAAGCTAAAGCCTCACATCGAGGCGATGCGATCGCGCCTAGCGGGCCAGCTAAGCCTAGCTCCCGATCAGGTAGGGGTTAAAGCGACCACTAACGAAAAACTCGGCCCCGTAGGACGCCAGGAGGGAATCGCCGCCTATGCCGTGGCGCTCTTAACAACCGCTAGCTAG
- the cobQ gene encoding cobyric acid synthase CobQ translates to MRAIMVVGTASHVGKSLITTALCRILSRRGWRVAPFKGQNMALNSYVTANGGEMGYAQAVQAWAAGVPPQVEMNPILLKPQGDMTSQVILKGRAVGRTTAMQYYENFFDQGWQAIQESLTRLSQDFDFLVCEGAGSPVEVNLKHRDLTNMRIAKHLNAPTVLVADIDRGGVFAHIIGTLELMDPEERALVKGIIINKFRGQREVLEPGLAWLKERTGIPVLGVVPWIENALPAEDSLSLLDRTPGSKKQADITIAVIRLPRISNFTDFDPLEAEPNVRVVYLSPKEKLSYPDAVIIPGTKTTIADLLILQRTGMAEEIQNYVAAGGTVMGVCGGFQMMGQFLADPEGIEGHEGRFPGLDLFPLRTVITQQKIARQRTVSSRFPQEGLPVSGYELHQGRTQLLLSEGQDEKGTKFEFLFEDRSLGVVDVSQSLWGTYLHGIFDNGPWRRAWLNRLRQQRGLGSLPTGIPNYREQREAILNELTEAVSEHLDLTPLLN, encoded by the coding sequence ATGAGAGCAATCATGGTAGTGGGAACAGCCTCCCACGTGGGTAAATCATTGATTACCACGGCCCTTTGCCGCATTCTTAGCCGGCGGGGCTGGCGGGTCGCCCCCTTCAAAGGGCAAAACATGGCCCTCAACTCCTACGTCACCGCTAACGGTGGCGAAATGGGTTATGCCCAGGCAGTACAGGCCTGGGCCGCAGGCGTGCCTCCCCAGGTTGAGATGAACCCCATTCTGCTTAAGCCCCAGGGCGACATGACCTCTCAGGTCATTCTCAAGGGCCGGGCCGTGGGGCGCACCACCGCCATGCAGTACTACGAAAACTTCTTTGACCAGGGTTGGCAGGCCATTCAAGAAAGCCTCACCCGCCTCAGCCAAGACTTTGACTTTTTGGTTTGCGAAGGGGCCGGTAGCCCCGTGGAGGTCAACCTCAAACATCGCGACCTCACCAACATGCGCATCGCCAAGCACCTCAACGCCCCCACCGTGCTAGTGGCCGACATCGATCGCGGTGGCGTGTTTGCCCACATCATCGGCACCCTAGAGCTGATGGATCCTGAGGAGCGCGCCCTGGTAAAAGGGATCATCATCAACAAGTTTCGCGGACAGCGTGAGGTGTTAGAGCCCGGTCTAGCCTGGCTCAAAGAGCGCACCGGCATTCCCGTCCTCGGCGTCGTGCCCTGGATTGAAAATGCCCTGCCTGCCGAAGACTCCCTCAGCCTGCTCGATCGCACCCCCGGCAGCAAAAAGCAGGCCGACATTACCATCGCCGTCATTCGCCTGCCGCGCATCTCTAACTTCACCGACTTTGACCCGCTGGAAGCCGAGCCTAACGTGCGGGTCGTCTATCTCAGCCCTAAAGAAAAACTCAGCTACCCCGACGCGGTGATTATCCCCGGCACCAAGACCACCATCGCTGACCTGCTAATTTTGCAGCGCACCGGCATGGCCGAAGAAATCCAAAACTATGTGGCTGCTGGGGGCACGGTGATGGGCGTCTGTGGCGGCTTCCAGATGATGGGGCAGTTCTTAGCCGATCCCGAAGGCATTGAGGGCCACGAAGGCCGCTTCCCCGGTCTCGATCTATTCCCGCTGAGAACAGTCATTACCCAGCAAAAGATTGCCCGCCAGCGCACCGTCAGCTCCCGATTTCCCCAGGAGGGGCTGCCGGTGTCGGGCTACGAGCTGCACCAGGGCCGCACCCAACTCCTCCTCTCCGAGGGGCAAGACGAAAAGGGCACCAAGTTCGAGTTTCTATTTGAGGACCGCAGTCTAGGCGTAGTCGATGTCAGCCAGTCGCTGTGGGGCACCTACCTGCACGGCATCTTCGACAACGGCCCCTGGCGGCGGGCTTGGCTCAATCGTCTGCGCCAGCAGCGGGGTCTGGGGTCACTGCCCACCGGCATCCCCAACTACCGCGAACAGCGCGAGGCCATTCTCAATGAACTCACTGAAGCGGTCAGCGAGCATCTAGATCTGACGCCGCTGTTGAACTAG
- a CDS encoding carbohydrate ABC transporter permease — translation MTASPRSAPRKIWPLGITVPQQVIPYLFLLPALVALGISVFWPALRAFYLSFTTFGVDLTAAPTWVGWANVQRLRTDPIFWQTVRNTLIYLAGVVPILTFVPLGLAILVNRQLRGIHWLRVAYYSPVVVSMVVAGIAWRWLYAETGLFNQVLKSLGLTENGIPWLTSPALALFSVMVVTVWKGLGYYMVIYLAGLQGIPQDLYEAAALDGSDGWRRHWDITLPLMRPYLVLVSVISAIAATKVFEEVYIMTQGGPRHSSKTVVYYIYEQAFQKLEISYACTIGLGLFLVILVLSALRLTVNDGSTPMA, via the coding sequence ATGACCGCCTCCCCGCGTTCGGCCCCCCGCAAAATCTGGCCCCTGGGCATTACAGTCCCTCAACAGGTGATTCCCTACCTGTTTTTGCTGCCCGCCTTGGTAGCCTTGGGGATCTCGGTGTTTTGGCCAGCGCTGCGGGCGTTTTATTTGAGCTTTACCACCTTTGGAGTTGACCTGACGGCGGCCCCCACCTGGGTAGGCTGGGCCAATGTGCAGCGGCTGAGAACCGACCCAATTTTCTGGCAGACGGTACGCAATACCCTGATTTATCTAGCTGGAGTCGTGCCGATCTTGACCTTTGTGCCGCTGGGATTGGCGATCTTAGTCAACCGACAGCTTCGGGGCATTCACTGGCTGCGGGTAGCCTACTATTCTCCGGTGGTGGTGTCGATGGTGGTGGCAGGCATTGCCTGGCGCTGGCTCTACGCCGAGACCGGCCTGTTTAACCAAGTACTCAAATCTTTGGGACTGACGGAGAACGGTATTCCCTGGCTCACCAGCCCAGCCCTGGCGCTGTTTAGCGTCATGGTGGTGACGGTGTGGAAGGGGCTGGGCTACTACATGGTGATCTATCTGGCAGGGCTCCAGGGCATTCCCCAAGACCTGTACGAGGCGGCAGCGCTGGATGGCTCTGACGGCTGGCGACGCCACTGGGATATTACGCTGCCGTTGATGCGGCCCTACCTGGTGCTGGTGAGCGTAATCTCGGCGATCGCCGCCACCAAAGTCTTTGAGGAGGTCTACATCATGACCCAGGGCGGTCCGCGTCACAGCTCTAAAACCGTGGTCTACTACATCTACGAGCAGGCCTTCCAAAAGCTCGAAATCAGCTACGCCTGCACCATTGGGCTGGGGCTATTCTTAGTCATTCTTGTGCTGTCTGCCCTGCGTCTGACAGTCAACGATGGCTCAACGCCCATGGCATAA
- a CDS encoding serine/threonine-protein kinase, producing MSLCINPNCRQPNHPDNGGSPTCMACGSALVLQGRYRVMRLISSDSGFGRVYEAYERNVPKILKVLKEGYNTNDKVVELFRREAQVLSQLNHPGVPRIEPEGYFLYYPANGGEPSHCLLMEKIEGPNLKQWMVQQGNHPISEKQAMLWLTQLTDVLDLVHQHNYFHRDIKPENIMLRPSGQLVLVDFGAAREMTQTYMANLGDSGITTVSSAGYTPPEQEQGQAVPQSDFYALGRTLIYLMTAKLPNDPAIYNSRTNAFAWRSAAPQISAPLADLIDNLIAPAAAYRPQNTEAILERLAQVRSRQVSGLPRSTNTTSAPTWPLTTLNPHEAQTLPEPSRSFLPPWLDQRPWLLAGLTGLALAVPLGWYALSRGALPLALSDSQVTAPALQNLTVSPVAVLTGHENDIYDLLLLRDGKTLISASADSTVRIWDLEDNTLRHTLTHANVVQAIATTVDQTTLISTGDDRAIRFWSLPDGQPLGQIDNAHGTPIRALEVSRNGRTLVSADSEGSIKLWPLTNAAGSLNLSGMSVAGPSHTLQADGTLNDLLFTRDNTMLISGGKSLQLWDWASLRDGATGAASLPTTLEGHTSFVNRIEITDDDQTLVSASADQNVLLWDMATKSQSAALEGHQGYVNTLRLEGPQLWSADADKTILVWDLQQKAPIQRITGFETDIWRFAVQPNGQIITIGGTQPYIRLWRLDQPPEP from the coding sequence ATGAGTCTTTGTATTAACCCAAATTGCCGTCAGCCTAACCATCCCGATAATGGGGGCAGTCCTACCTGCATGGCCTGTGGGTCGGCTCTGGTGCTCCAGGGTCGCTACCGGGTGATGCGGCTGATTAGCAGCGACAGCGGCTTTGGTCGCGTGTACGAGGCTTACGAGCGCAACGTCCCCAAAATTCTCAAGGTGCTCAAAGAGGGCTATAACACCAACGACAAAGTGGTGGAGCTGTTTCGCCGTGAGGCCCAGGTGCTGAGCCAGCTCAACCATCCGGGGGTGCCTCGGATCGAGCCTGAGGGCTATTTTCTCTACTACCCAGCCAATGGTGGCGAGCCTTCTCACTGTCTGTTGATGGAGAAGATCGAAGGCCCCAACCTGAAGCAGTGGATGGTGCAGCAGGGCAACCACCCAATCAGCGAAAAGCAGGCCATGCTGTGGCTCACCCAGCTGACCGATGTGCTCGATCTGGTGCATCAACACAACTATTTTCACCGCGACATCAAGCCCGAAAACATTATGCTGCGCCCCTCAGGGCAGCTGGTGCTGGTCGACTTTGGTGCGGCTCGCGAGATGACCCAAACCTACATGGCCAACCTGGGCGATAGCGGCATTACAACCGTGAGTTCGGCGGGCTACACGCCCCCCGAGCAGGAGCAGGGCCAGGCGGTGCCCCAGTCTGACTTTTATGCCCTGGGTCGCACGCTCATCTATTTAATGACGGCCAAGCTGCCCAACGACCCGGCGATCTACAACTCGCGTACCAATGCGTTTGCGTGGCGATCGGCAGCGCCGCAGATTTCTGCCCCTCTGGCCGATTTGATTGACAATCTAATCGCTCCAGCGGCGGCCTATCGCCCCCAAAACACCGAGGCAATTTTAGAACGTCTGGCCCAGGTGCGATCGCGCCAAGTCTCTGGCCTGCCTCGCTCGACTAACACCACCTCGGCCCCGACCTGGCCCCTAACGACCCTCAACCCCCACGAGGCCCAGACTCTCCCTGAACCCTCGCGCAGCTTTTTGCCCCCCTGGTTAGACCAACGCCCCTGGTTGCTGGCCGGCCTCACGGGGCTAGCTCTGGCGGTGCCCTTGGGCTGGTATGCGCTGAGCCGAGGGGCACTGCCCTTGGCCTTGAGTGACTCTCAAGTGACAGCACCGGCTCTCCAAAATTTGACTGTCAGCCCGGTGGCGGTCCTGACTGGACACGAGAATGATATCTACGATCTATTGCTGCTACGAGACGGCAAAACGCTGATCTCTGCCAGTGCTGACAGCACGGTTCGAATTTGGGATTTGGAGGACAACACCCTGCGTCACACCCTGACCCATGCCAATGTGGTTCAGGCGATCGCCACCACCGTCGATCAGACAACCTTAATTAGCACCGGAGACGATCGCGCCATTCGCTTTTGGTCGCTGCCCGATGGCCAACCCCTAGGACAGATTGACAATGCCCATGGCACGCCCATCCGCGCTTTGGAGGTCAGTCGCAATGGCCGCACGCTGGTGAGTGCTGACAGCGAGGGGAGTATTAAACTGTGGCCTTTGACCAACGCTGCCGGATCCCTAAATTTATCCGGCATGTCGGTGGCTGGTCCTAGCCACACTCTTCAGGCCGATGGCACCCTCAACGATCTGTTGTTCACCCGCGATAACACCATGCTGATCAGCGGCGGTAAAAGCCTCCAGCTTTGGGATTGGGCCAGTTTAAGGGATGGCGCCACGGGTGCGGCTAGTTTGCCCACCACCCTAGAAGGGCATACCAGCTTTGTCAACCGCATTGAAATTACCGACGATGATCAAACCCTAGTGAGTGCCTCAGCCGATCAAAATGTGCTGCTTTGGGATATGGCGACAAAATCCCAAAGCGCAGCGTTGGAAGGTCACCAAGGTTACGTCAACACCCTGCGTCTAGAGGGGCCTCAGCTCTGGAGCGCTGACGCTGACAAAACGATTTTGGTGTGGGATTTGCAGCAAAAGGCTCCGATTCAACGGATTACCGGCTTTGAAACCGATATTTGGCGCTTTGCGGTGCAGCCCAACGGCCAAATTATTACCATTGGCGGCACCCAGCCCTACATTCGGCTCTGGCGTTTAGATCAGCCCCCTGAGCCCTAG
- a CDS encoding cyanophycinase produces the protein MSPVKHHAILAIGGAEDKVHGKEILHTFFERSGGTAACIGIIPCASRDPVAISGRYQEIFAEMGAPKTVVMDIRDRAQGEDPDWETIVEPCTGVFITGGDQVRLCGLLADTPLINLVRQRAQLGEITLGGTSAGAAVMGHHMIAGGGSGESPNRSLVDMAIGLGFVPEVIVDQHFHNRNRMARLMSAMAMQPNRLGLGIDEDTCALFESDGSFRVIGKGVIAVVDPSDMTHTNEPDITASDPLSIHGLRLHLLAHGDRFDINHRKVLTVAKS, from the coding sequence ATGTCTCCCGTCAAGCACCATGCGATTCTGGCCATTGGTGGCGCAGAAGATAAAGTTCACGGCAAAGAGATTTTGCACACCTTTTTCGAGCGGTCTGGGGGGACGGCGGCCTGCATTGGTATCATTCCTTGCGCTTCGCGGGATCCGGTAGCAATCTCGGGTCGCTATCAAGAGATTTTTGCCGAAATGGGCGCTCCCAAGACGGTGGTGATGGACATTCGCGATCGCGCCCAGGGCGAAGACCCCGACTGGGAAACCATCGTCGAACCCTGCACTGGTGTCTTTATCACTGGCGGCGACCAGGTGCGCCTCTGCGGCCTACTGGCCGACACTCCCTTAATTAACCTGGTGCGGCAGCGGGCGCAGCTGGGCGAAATTACCCTTGGCGGCACCAGCGCCGGGGCTGCTGTCATGGGCCACCACATGATCGCCGGGGGCGGCAGCGGTGAGTCGCCCAATCGGTCGCTGGTGGATATGGCGATCGGTCTAGGCTTTGTGCCCGAGGTGATTGTTGACCAGCACTTTCACAACCGCAACCGCATGGCCCGGCTAATGAGCGCCATGGCTATGCAGCCCAACCGTCTCGGGTTGGGCATTGACGAAGACACCTGTGCTCTGTTTGAGAGCGACGGTAGCTTTCGAGTGATTGGCAAAGGGGTGATTGCCGTGGTCGACCCCAGCGATATGACCCACACCAACGAGCCCGACATTACCGCCTCCGACCCGCTCAGCATCCACGGGCTGCGGCTGCACCTGCTGGCCCACGGCGATCGCTTTGACATTAACCACCGCAAAGTCTTGACTGTGGCCAAGAGCTAG
- a CDS encoding GGDEF domain-containing protein, which yields MANDLQATKRLVEIIRDLCFAPSLDILMTLVGVAARELTHADGATFVLKEGDQCFYAHENAVAPLWKGQRFPLCSCICGWAINHKQAAIIEDVYSDARIPVEAYAPTFVKSLTVVLMRQDNPVGVIGVYWAERHQPLTEEVELLQVLADTTATVLDRLLGQELPEVEARSQLEVLEHTNAKLRAEVLQRHTIEAELTRLSLTDGLTGLYNRRGFFLLANPLLRQAHRQQESVTVFFIDVDYLKPVNDHYGHEAGDWLILGAAASLHKTFREGDILARLGGRQ from the coding sequence ATGGCTAACGATCTACAGGCCACAAAACGCTTAGTTGAGATTATTCGGGATTTATGCTTTGCCCCTAGCCTAGACATTCTGATGACCCTGGTGGGGGTAGCTGCTCGCGAACTCACCCATGCTGACGGGGCTACTTTTGTACTCAAGGAAGGGGATCAGTGCTTCTACGCCCACGAAAACGCAGTGGCCCCCCTGTGGAAGGGGCAGCGGTTTCCGCTCTGTAGCTGTATCTGTGGCTGGGCGATTAACCACAAACAGGCCGCCATCATTGAAGACGTGTACAGCGATGCGCGGATTCCGGTAGAGGCCTATGCTCCAACCTTTGTGAAAAGCCTGACCGTGGTGCTTATGCGTCAGGACAATCCGGTGGGTGTGATCGGTGTGTACTGGGCTGAACGCCATCAACCCCTGACCGAGGAAGTTGAGCTGCTGCAAGTCTTGGCCGACACCACCGCCACTGTGCTCGATCGCCTCCTCGGTCAAGAGTTGCCAGAGGTGGAGGCGCGATCGCAGCTCGAAGTGCTTGAGCATACCAATGCCAAACTGCGGGCTGAGGTCTTGCAGCGCCACACCATCGAAGCCGAGCTAACGCGGCTTTCGCTCACCGATGGCTTAACCGGCTTGTATAACCGTCGTGGCTTTTTTCTGCTGGCCAATCCACTGTTGCGGCAGGCCCATCGTCAGCAAGAGTCAGTGACAGTCTTCTTTATTGATGTTGACTATCTCAAGCCGGTCAACGACCACTACGGCCACGAAGCAGGCGACTGGCTGATTTTGGGCGCCGCCGCCAGCCTGCACAAGACCTTCCGCGAGGGCGATATTTTGGCGCGGCTAGGGGGCAGACAATGA